Proteins co-encoded in one Kribbella solani genomic window:
- a CDS encoding carbohydrate ABC transporter permease, with translation MRRFWLYAAVLIGAAVMLFPFLWTVITSITPEGSLADGPKLIVHNPTLDAYRTLLDAMPIWRILINSLLIAGASTVLQLITGSMAAYGFARLHFPLKNVVFGCYLATLMVPLQVLVVPLFIEMKTLNLQDTYFALLAPTIASAFGVFLLRQAVTAVPTELDEAATIDGAGHLRIFTTIVLPLIRPALATVAVFAFMGSWNSFLWPLVVIRSPEFMTLPLGLSTLQGQFTTQWDVVMAGSVVSIVPIAVVYLLAQRHIIAGVAHTGIK, from the coding sequence ATGCGTAGGTTCTGGCTGTACGCGGCGGTCCTGATCGGCGCGGCCGTGATGCTCTTCCCGTTCCTGTGGACGGTGATCACGTCGATCACGCCCGAAGGTTCACTGGCCGACGGTCCGAAGCTGATCGTGCACAACCCGACGCTGGACGCGTACCGGACGTTGCTGGACGCGATGCCGATCTGGCGCATCCTGATCAACTCGCTGCTGATCGCGGGCGCCTCCACGGTGCTCCAGCTGATCACCGGATCGATGGCGGCGTACGGGTTCGCGCGACTGCACTTCCCGCTGAAGAACGTGGTCTTCGGCTGCTACCTGGCCACCCTGATGGTGCCACTGCAGGTGCTCGTCGTACCGCTGTTCATCGAGATGAAGACACTGAACCTGCAGGACACGTACTTCGCACTGCTCGCGCCGACGATCGCGTCCGCGTTCGGGGTGTTCCTGCTCCGGCAGGCGGTCACCGCCGTACCGACCGAGCTGGACGAGGCCGCGACCATCGACGGCGCGGGGCATCTGCGGATCTTCACCACCATCGTGCTGCCGCTGATCCGGCCGGCGCTCGCGACCGTCGCCGTGTTCGCGTTCATGGGCAGCTGGAACAGCTTCCTCTGGCCGCTGGTGGTGATCCGGTCACCGGAGTTCATGACGCTGCCGCTCGGGCTGTCCACGCTGCAGGGTCAGTTCACCACCCAGTGGGACGTCGTGATGGCGGGCTCCGTCGTCTCCATCGTCCCGATCGCTGTCGTCTACCTGCTCGCGCAGCGCCACATCATCGCCGGTGTCGCCCACACCGGAATCAAGTAA
- a CDS encoding carbohydrate ABC transporter permease, whose amino-acid sequence MSTPTLTRPSARRSAPRQSRPGRRAQGWKKLGWVLFFLLPSAIPLTVFTLVPMVSSLWVSLHKWNLISPMQWVGLDNYTNLLSDPMTRRVFLHTLIYVAGYLPLVYAGGLGLALVLNQRLKGRAFLRATYFLPVVTSWVVVALVWKWLLNPANGLVNQILGALGLGQPGWWTDPHWALPAVILSSAWKDLGFVMVILLAGLQAIPSDVHEAALVDGANGWQRFWRITLPLLSPSTFFVVVISLINGFQVFDQVYVMTAGGPSGSSQVVVGQIYDLTFRYGRAGEASALSWILFAVILVITVFQIRGQRKWVHYA is encoded by the coding sequence ATGAGTACGCCGACGCTGACCCGGCCGTCGGCCCGGCGGAGTGCACCGCGGCAGTCCCGGCCAGGTCGACGGGCGCAGGGCTGGAAGAAGCTCGGCTGGGTGCTGTTCTTCCTGCTGCCGAGCGCGATCCCGCTGACCGTGTTCACGCTGGTGCCGATGGTGTCGAGCCTCTGGGTCAGCCTGCACAAGTGGAACCTGATCTCGCCGATGCAGTGGGTCGGGCTGGACAACTACACCAACCTGCTCAGCGATCCGATGACGCGCCGCGTCTTCCTGCACACCCTGATCTACGTCGCCGGATACCTCCCGTTGGTGTACGCGGGTGGGCTCGGGCTGGCGCTCGTCCTCAACCAACGGCTGAAAGGCCGGGCCTTCCTGCGGGCCACGTACTTCCTGCCCGTCGTCACCAGCTGGGTTGTCGTCGCGCTGGTCTGGAAGTGGTTGCTCAATCCCGCGAACGGTCTGGTCAACCAGATCCTGGGCGCGCTCGGCCTCGGGCAGCCCGGGTGGTGGACCGATCCGCATTGGGCGCTCCCCGCGGTCATCCTGTCGTCGGCCTGGAAGGACCTCGGGTTCGTGATGGTGATCCTGCTGGCCGGTTTGCAGGCGATCCCGTCCGACGTCCACGAGGCCGCGCTGGTGGACGGGGCCAACGGCTGGCAACGGTTCTGGCGGATCACGCTGCCGCTGCTGTCACCGTCGACGTTCTTCGTGGTGGTGATCTCACTGATCAACGGCTTCCAGGTGTTCGACCAGGTGTACGTGATGACCGCCGGCGGCCCGTCCGGATCGAGCCAGGTGGTGGTCGGGCAGATCTACGACCTGACCTTCCGGTACGGACGCGCCGGTGAAGCGTCCGCACTGTCCTGGATCCTGTTCGCGGTGATCCTGGTGATCACGGTGTTCCAGATCCGCGGCCAGCGGAAGTGGGTGCACTATGCGTAG
- a CDS encoding ROK family protein, with the protein MPAGIVALLGTRGPTSRTAIARDLGLSPATVTQVTKDLIARGIVEELESVPSSGGRPARLLGLAGRAGVALGAKVTADHVAVVTVELDGSVRSSSSHDFDPGATGALDRLGQILTTEVAALDGELLGVGVGVPGSVDAQASGIVDAPTLGWRAAQVGPILRQAVGTPVLVDNDVNTLAAAERLYGIGREHSSYLVVTIGRGIGCGMVVDGTIYRGANGGAGEIGHLPVWDTGAELPRCTCGSTGCLEAYIGADAVLRTARDRRIIGRRDTLAELLQAATTGDEQARAVYAEAGELLGRALAGVIHTVDPEVVVLLGEGVDAWEFWQTGFEPSFRRSLLPARKGVPVAVEPWTEDQWARGAASLVLASPFDSAGNGGEQGRLVRARLGAS; encoded by the coding sequence GTGCCGGCGGGCATTGTCGCCCTGCTCGGTACCCGCGGGCCGACGTCGCGGACCGCGATCGCCCGCGACCTCGGGCTCAGTCCCGCCACCGTCACCCAGGTGACCAAGGACCTGATCGCCCGCGGCATCGTCGAGGAGCTCGAATCGGTCCCCTCCAGCGGTGGCCGGCCGGCCCGGCTGCTCGGTCTGGCCGGACGGGCCGGGGTCGCGCTCGGCGCGAAGGTCACCGCCGATCACGTCGCGGTGGTGACGGTCGAGCTGGACGGCAGCGTCCGGTCCAGCAGCTCGCACGACTTCGACCCGGGCGCCACCGGCGCGCTGGACCGGCTCGGGCAGATCCTCACCACCGAGGTCGCGGCCCTCGACGGCGAGCTCCTCGGCGTCGGCGTCGGCGTACCGGGATCGGTCGACGCCCAGGCGTCCGGCATCGTCGACGCCCCCACCCTCGGCTGGCGTGCCGCCCAGGTCGGACCGATCCTCCGGCAAGCGGTCGGTACGCCGGTGCTGGTCGACAACGACGTGAACACCCTGGCCGCGGCCGAACGGTTGTACGGGATCGGCCGCGAGCACTCGTCCTACCTGGTCGTCACCATCGGCCGCGGGATCGGCTGCGGAATGGTTGTCGACGGCACCATCTACCGCGGCGCGAACGGCGGCGCCGGCGAGATCGGCCACCTCCCCGTCTGGGACACCGGAGCCGAGCTGCCGCGCTGCACCTGCGGTTCGACCGGATGCCTGGAGGCGTACATCGGCGCCGACGCGGTGCTCCGTACCGCCCGCGACCGCCGCATCATCGGCCGGCGCGACACCCTCGCCGAACTGTTGCAGGCAGCAACCACCGGCGACGAACAGGCCCGCGCCGTGTACGCGGAAGCGGGCGAGCTTCTCGGCCGCGCATTGGCCGGAGTGATCCACACGGTCGACCCGGAAGTCGTCGTGCTGCTCGGCGAAGGCGTGGACGCCTGGGAGTTCTGGCAGACCGGCTTCGAACCGTCGTTCCGCAGATCGTTGCTCCCGGCCCGTAAAGGCGTGCCCGTGGCGGTCGAGCCCTGGACCGAAGATCAGTGGGCTCGGGGCGCGGCGTCGCTCGTACTCGCCTCCCCGTTCGACTCCGCCGGCAACGGCGGCGAGCAAGGCCGGCTGGTACGCGCCCGGCTCGGAGCATCATGA
- a CDS encoding ROK family transcriptional regulator has translation MQPVRVGSKELIREINSSLLLAELRGGLLSRTELAKRTGLSLPTVSEIVAELLRRGVVEERETALSGGGRKPVLLALKADAGFVIGIKVTETRVIGVRTDLNAGIVARATAAVPADDVPTVVRVITKLVRGLRPKSAPLYGVGVGLAGVVDRAGGVVRHATYADWRDVDLAGLLADKLGVPVVVDNDVNTLVANEQWFGAGRGVSDMAVVSIGRGIGLGMVLDGRLYRGAGGGAGEFGHLKVADGPECACGGRGCLEAVIGGPAILARTGQRTLDDAAALARAGDAGARAVFDEVGRTLGTAVGNLVNLLNPKLVVLAGEGTRAGELIRPGFDAMLRSSVFDGLQRDLEIVVDEWDDEAWARGAAGLFLGELFQPNLRPDEAGRPSLTARSAS, from the coding sequence ATGCAGCCGGTCCGGGTGGGCAGCAAGGAACTGATCCGGGAGATCAATTCCTCGCTGCTGCTTGCCGAGCTGCGCGGCGGCCTGCTGTCGCGGACCGAGCTGGCCAAACGGACCGGCCTGAGTCTGCCGACCGTCTCCGAGATCGTCGCCGAGCTGCTGCGGCGCGGTGTCGTCGAGGAGCGCGAAACCGCGCTGTCCGGGGGAGGACGCAAACCGGTCCTGCTCGCGCTGAAGGCAGATGCGGGTTTCGTGATCGGCATCAAAGTCACCGAGACCCGCGTGATCGGCGTCCGTACGGACCTGAACGCCGGCATCGTCGCCAGGGCGACCGCGGCAGTACCGGCCGATGACGTACCGACCGTGGTTCGTGTCATCACCAAACTGGTCCGCGGCCTCCGGCCGAAGTCGGCCCCCTTGTACGGCGTCGGGGTCGGCCTGGCCGGTGTGGTGGATCGGGCCGGCGGGGTGGTTCGGCACGCGACGTACGCGGACTGGCGGGATGTGGATCTCGCCGGTCTGCTCGCGGACAAGCTCGGCGTACCGGTGGTGGTCGACAACGACGTCAACACCCTGGTCGCGAACGAGCAATGGTTCGGCGCCGGCCGTGGCGTGTCCGACATGGCCGTGGTCAGCATCGGCCGCGGTATCGGGCTGGGCATGGTGCTGGACGGCCGGCTCTACCGTGGCGCCGGTGGTGGCGCGGGCGAGTTCGGCCACCTGAAAGTTGCCGATGGCCCGGAATGCGCGTGTGGCGGCCGCGGTTGTCTGGAGGCGGTGATCGGTGGGCCGGCGATTCTGGCCCGGACCGGGCAGCGCACGCTGGACGACGCTGCCGCGCTGGCGCGGGCCGGTGATGCCGGCGCCCGCGCCGTGTTCGACGAAGTCGGCCGGACCCTGGGGACGGCCGTCGGAAACCTGGTCAACCTCCTGAACCCGAAGCTGGTCGTCCTCGCCGGGGAGGGGACGCGGGCCGGTGAACTGATCCGGCCCGGCTTCGACGCGATGTTGCGCAGTTCCGTCTTCGACGGTCTTCAGCGAGACCTGGAGATCGTCGTGGACGAGTGGGACGACGAGGCCTGGGCGCGCGGCGCCGCGGGCCTGTTCCTGGGCGAGCTCTTCCAGCCGAACCTGCGACCGGACGAGGCCGGCCGCCCTTCCCTGACCGCACGCTCCGCCAGCTGA
- a CDS encoding TIM-barrel domain-containing protein, translating to MSRNRWVAALVVLAAVLFQFAPAPAWAGTLTGVFHAPYGADELYNTQPTERAPRDPMAGQAVEIKATTWPISSGQTLWVTWTKNGVNQTPIGAAFDYNSGNNTYWKLNLGTFARGDQITYTVNADVDGANQKSSGPFSFSVTSFSGAGNVTGFVNNGSSVDVTTTDTAGSFTPKIRFAFPALDRFHVQVAPKGSGLNITGSTSYTVTDSASTLTLATTKVVVKIQKSPYRVAVYKGDGTTLIARQYDPATFRNTGWASDGGSSVTKIEDHWLSPAGERFEGLGERYDALDQRGKDVHNYVYNQYQDQGPTHRTYLSVPFYTNSAGYGIYVPSTRYSIFNLCTYLSDMAGFTVDTGGAAASTADYYFFTGTRAEIVDQYTATTARPKLPPKWAFGLWGSANEWNTQAEVTAELGNMTSNNIPHTAMVLEQWSDEATFYLWHGATYTPKPGSQALTYSDLSFPAGGEWTDPKAMVTAAHNQGVKMVLWQIPVLKQEFDTNPATPPQQHINDRDYAVAQGYVLGDGAGGPYRIPAGQWFGNSTVPDFTSTAASNWWMSKRAYLFDDIGIDGLKTDGSEAVFGRNVTSASGKKGDELHNAYPNEYTRAYNDLVQTKKGSQGTLFSRGGTSGAQANSIFWAGDQASTFDAFQQAVRAGQSAGQSGVPFWSWDLAGFTGTFPSSELYLRSAAQATFAPIMQYHSEKSNPSPSEARTPWNVQARTGDTSVVPTFRKFANTRMNLVPYLYTEAKNASTTGLPMMQAMSVAYPNDTTAAAQDQQYMFGRQLLVAPITTQGATSKNVYLPAGEWYDFWNGGRAQGAGTKVYNAGTGTIPVYAKAGAIVPLNLNANYELGGNIGNSVDTYTNLAFRIYPSGTTSYGYFEDSANQTRTVTSTENFAGHQVTVSVPPLSTKSTLQVASSKPSSVTKDGVTMTAHATLAALQSATEGWYWDPVQQLTLVKTASGTTARSVVLNGVDKAAYEAEFGTNTGTTTNTDHAGYTGTGFVDGFETAGDAVSVDTQADVTGSHVLKFRYANGAATAATRTIQVDGVTVGTLNLPSTGNWDTWGTATLTTSLTAGRRVIKALYASGGINLDNVTVARP from the coding sequence ATGTCCAGAAACAGGTGGGTCGCCGCGCTCGTCGTGCTCGCGGCCGTCCTGTTCCAGTTCGCCCCGGCGCCGGCCTGGGCCGGCACCCTCACCGGGGTGTTCCACGCGCCGTACGGCGCCGACGAGCTCTACAACACCCAACCGACCGAACGCGCGCCGCGGGACCCGATGGCCGGTCAGGCCGTCGAGATCAAGGCGACCACCTGGCCGATCTCCAGCGGTCAGACCCTGTGGGTCACCTGGACCAAGAACGGCGTGAACCAGACGCCGATCGGGGCCGCGTTCGACTACAACAGTGGCAACAACACGTACTGGAAGCTGAATCTCGGTACGTTCGCCCGCGGCGACCAGATCACGTACACGGTCAACGCCGATGTGGACGGGGCCAACCAGAAGTCGAGCGGCCCGTTCTCGTTCTCGGTGACGTCGTTCAGCGGGGCCGGCAACGTGACCGGGTTCGTGAACAACGGCTCGAGCGTGGACGTGACCACCACCGACACGGCCGGGAGTTTCACGCCGAAGATCCGGTTCGCGTTCCCCGCGCTGGACCGGTTCCACGTTCAGGTCGCGCCGAAGGGCAGCGGGCTGAACATCACCGGCAGCACCTCGTACACGGTGACCGACAGCGCGTCGACGCTGACGCTCGCGACCACGAAGGTCGTGGTGAAGATCCAGAAGTCGCCGTATCGCGTGGCCGTCTACAAGGGGGACGGGACGACGCTGATCGCGCGGCAGTACGATCCGGCGACCTTCCGGAACACCGGCTGGGCGAGTGACGGCGGTTCGAGCGTCACCAAGATCGAGGATCACTGGCTGAGCCCGGCGGGTGAGCGCTTCGAAGGGCTCGGCGAGCGGTACGACGCCCTCGACCAGCGCGGTAAGGATGTCCATAACTACGTCTACAACCAGTACCAGGACCAGGGGCCGACGCATCGCACGTATCTGAGCGTGCCGTTCTACACGAACTCGGCCGGCTACGGCATCTACGTACCGAGCACGCGCTACTCGATCTTCAACCTGTGCACGTACCTCAGCGACATGGCCGGCTTCACCGTCGACACCGGCGGCGCGGCTGCCTCGACGGCTGACTACTACTTCTTCACCGGTACCCGCGCCGAGATCGTCGACCAGTACACGGCAACGACCGCGCGGCCGAAGCTGCCGCCGAAGTGGGCGTTCGGTTTGTGGGGTTCGGCCAACGAGTGGAACACCCAGGCCGAGGTGACCGCCGAGCTGGGGAACATGACCTCGAACAACATCCCGCACACGGCGATGGTGCTGGAGCAATGGAGTGACGAGGCAACGTTCTACTTGTGGCACGGGGCAACGTACACGCCGAAGCCGGGCAGTCAGGCGCTCACGTACTCCGACCTGTCGTTCCCGGCCGGTGGCGAATGGACGGACCCGAAGGCGATGGTCACGGCCGCGCACAACCAGGGCGTGAAGATGGTGCTCTGGCAGATCCCGGTGCTGAAACAGGAGTTCGACACAAACCCAGCCACTCCACCGCAACAGCACATCAACGACCGCGACTACGCCGTTGCCCAGGGCTACGTTCTCGGTGATGGCGCCGGTGGGCCGTACCGGATTCCGGCGGGTCAGTGGTTCGGCAACAGTACGGTGCCGGACTTCACCAGCACCGCCGCGTCGAACTGGTGGATGAGCAAGCGGGCGTACCTCTTCGACGACATCGGGATCGACGGGTTGAAGACCGATGGCAGTGAGGCGGTGTTCGGGCGCAACGTGACGAGCGCGAGCGGCAAGAAGGGCGACGAGCTGCACAACGCGTACCCGAACGAGTACACCCGGGCGTACAACGACCTGGTCCAGACGAAGAAGGGCAGCCAGGGCACGCTGTTCAGTCGTGGCGGTACGTCGGGCGCGCAGGCGAACTCGATCTTCTGGGCCGGCGACCAGGCGTCCACGTTCGACGCGTTCCAGCAGGCCGTACGCGCTGGTCAGAGCGCCGGGCAGTCCGGCGTGCCGTTCTGGTCGTGGGACCTGGCCGGCTTCACCGGTACGTTCCCGAGCAGTGAGCTGTATTTGCGGTCGGCGGCGCAGGCGACCTTCGCGCCGATCATGCAGTACCACTCGGAGAAGTCGAACCCGAGCCCGTCCGAGGCGCGTACGCCGTGGAACGTGCAGGCACGGACCGGCGACACCAGTGTGGTGCCGACGTTCCGCAAGTTCGCGAACACCCGGATGAATCTGGTTCCGTACCTGTACACCGAGGCGAAGAACGCGTCGACGACCGGGCTGCCGATGATGCAGGCGATGAGCGTCGCGTACCCGAACGACACCACCGCGGCGGCGCAGGACCAGCAGTACATGTTCGGCCGGCAGTTGCTGGTGGCACCGATCACCACACAGGGCGCGACCAGCAAGAACGTGTACCTGCCGGCGGGTGAGTGGTACGACTTCTGGAACGGCGGCCGCGCGCAGGGCGCCGGGACGAAGGTGTACAACGCCGGAACCGGCACGATCCCGGTGTACGCGAAGGCGGGCGCGATCGTCCCGCTGAACCTGAACGCGAACTACGAACTCGGCGGGAACATCGGCAACAGTGTCGACACGTACACAAATCTTGCCTTCCGCATCTATCCGTCCGGCACCACGAGCTACGGGTACTTCGAGGACTCGGCGAACCAGACCCGGACCGTCACCTCGACGGAGAACTTCGCCGGGCACCAGGTCACGGTCAGCGTCCCGCCGTTGAGCACCAAGAGCACGCTGCAGGTGGCCTCGTCGAAGCCGTCGAGCGTGACCAAGGACGGGGTCACGATGACCGCGCACGCCACGCTGGCCGCGCTGCAGTCGGCGACCGAGGGCTGGTACTGGGACCCGGTCCAGCAGCTCACGCTGGTCAAGACCGCGTCGGGTACGACGGCGCGGTCGGTCGTGCTGAACGGGGTCGACAAGGCGGCGTACGAGGCCGAGTTCGGGACCAACACCGGTACGACGACCAACACCGACCACGCGGGCTACACCGGGACGGGTTTCGTCGACGGCTTCGAAACCGCGGGTGACGCGGTCTCGGTCGACACCCAGGCCGACGTGACCGGTTCGCACGTCCTGAAGTTCCGGTACGCGAACGGTGCGGCGACCGCCGCGACCCGGACGATCCAGGTCGACGGGGTCACGGTCGGCACGCTCAACCTGCCAAGCACCGGTAACTGGGACACCTGGGGGACCGCGACGCTGACGACCAGTCTGACCGCGGGTAGACGGGTGATCAAGGCGCTCTACGCGTCCGGCGGGATCAATCTCGACAACGTGACGGTGGCGCGACCATGA
- a CDS encoding TIM-barrel domain-containing protein, translating into MKRIAAFILLLPLLVVLPTQTAQAVVQRVQFLAGGNYLVVEFLDDDLVHFEMGTGSGPGTGSPLFTTTQIAKTNYSGPTSLTQSGGVLTTPGLKVDVNTTTLCATVYDTTRTPQLLLNTTCPRNLSQAWKGLSFTKSSMQNAYGLGEQFFMGGSADGDWVGRQRTPGGNYGNAMVYDTDNGPVGNTQIPVLFAVGANNANYGMFVDQVYKQQWDLTGDPWTMDTWGDQLRWYVMSGPDLPDLRKDYLELTGRPPVPPKKAFGLWMSEYGYDNWNEIDTTLASLRSNKFPTDGVMLDVNWFGGVTAGSDSTRMGTLEWDPVNFPNPATKLASLQNTNGVGVMTIEESYIGKNLPEHTSMASAGYLIRAGCSSCSPAYLTGNDWWGRGGMIDWTQPAASTYWHNTQRQPLVDAGVMGHWLDLGEPEMYDSNDWTAGLLAGKHAHADYHNLYNLEWARGIAKGYADNAVQQRPFMLARSGAGGMQRTGAAMWSGDIGSKLTALASQQNVQMQMSMSGIDYFGSDIGGFRREMLNSDLNELYTQWFANSAWFDVPIRPHTENLCNCAKTAPDSIGDVPSNLSNLRQRYELTPYYYSLAHKAYTTGDPLMPPLVYQYQNDPNVREMGHEKLIGKDLLVGVVAGANQRQRDVYLPAGTWFDYYTNTKTVSTGQTLTNVPLWRNGKFQLPAYARAGAIIPKMYVDDQTMNVQGKRADGSTRNELVARVYGNSTASSFTLAEDDGSTVGYQSGSKRTTDLTQQVSGSTATVGIAAASGTYTGAPSSRSNVVELVADTQASAVALNGTALTQYANKAAFDAATSGWYNAGGNLIVAKSASLAVSTAKTFTFTLGQAVVSKTFSCANGTTTSGQSVYVVGGAPQLGAWSVASAVKLAPTSYPTWTGTITNLPPSTTIEWKCIKRQEANYPATADQWGPDPNISFVTPATGSGGTTSGGF; encoded by the coding sequence ATGAAACGAATCGCTGCTTTCATCCTGCTGCTTCCACTCCTGGTCGTGCTACCGACCCAAACCGCGCAGGCGGTCGTTCAGCGGGTGCAGTTCTTGGCCGGAGGCAACTATTTGGTGGTGGAGTTCCTCGACGACGATCTGGTGCATTTCGAAATGGGTACCGGGAGCGGGCCTGGTACGGGGTCGCCGTTGTTCACCACCACCCAGATCGCGAAAACCAACTATTCCGGACCGACGAGTCTGACTCAGTCGGGTGGCGTACTGACCACGCCCGGTCTCAAGGTCGATGTCAATACGACGACGTTGTGCGCGACGGTGTACGACACCACGCGTACGCCGCAGTTGTTGCTCAACACAACGTGTCCGCGCAACCTGAGCCAGGCCTGGAAGGGGCTGAGCTTCACCAAGTCCTCGATGCAGAACGCGTACGGGCTGGGGGAGCAGTTCTTCATGGGCGGAAGCGCTGACGGCGACTGGGTCGGCCGGCAGCGTACGCCGGGTGGGAACTACGGCAACGCGATGGTGTACGACACCGACAACGGGCCGGTCGGCAACACGCAGATTCCGGTGCTGTTCGCGGTCGGCGCGAACAATGCGAACTACGGAATGTTCGTCGACCAGGTCTACAAGCAGCAATGGGATCTGACCGGCGACCCGTGGACGATGGACACCTGGGGTGATCAGCTCCGCTGGTACGTGATGTCCGGGCCGGATCTTCCGGATCTGCGCAAGGATTACCTGGAGCTGACCGGCCGGCCGCCGGTACCGCCGAAGAAGGCATTCGGGCTGTGGATGTCGGAGTACGGTTACGACAACTGGAACGAAATCGACACCACGCTCGCGAGTCTGCGGTCGAACAAGTTCCCGACCGACGGCGTGATGCTGGATGTCAACTGGTTCGGTGGTGTCACCGCCGGGTCGGACAGCACCCGGATGGGTACGCTCGAATGGGATCCGGTCAATTTCCCGAATCCAGCGACCAAGCTGGCGTCCTTGCAGAACACCAACGGTGTCGGCGTGATGACGATCGAGGAGTCGTACATCGGGAAGAACCTGCCCGAGCACACGTCGATGGCATCGGCCGGGTACCTGATCCGGGCCGGCTGCTCCAGTTGCAGTCCGGCGTACCTGACCGGGAACGACTGGTGGGGTCGCGGCGGCATGATCGACTGGACGCAGCCGGCCGCGAGTACGTATTGGCACAACACGCAGCGGCAGCCGCTGGTCGACGCCGGCGTGATGGGGCACTGGCTCGACCTCGGTGAGCCGGAGATGTACGACAGCAACGACTGGACCGCTGGTCTGCTGGCCGGCAAGCATGCGCACGCCGATTACCACAACCTGTACAACCTCGAGTGGGCGCGCGGGATCGCCAAGGGGTACGCGGACAATGCTGTCCAGCAGCGGCCGTTCATGCTGGCGCGATCGGGTGCTGGTGGGATGCAGCGGACCGGTGCGGCGATGTGGTCCGGTGACATCGGCTCGAAGCTGACCGCGCTCGCGTCGCAGCAGAACGTACAGATGCAGATGTCGATGTCGGGGATCGACTACTTCGGGTCGGACATCGGCGGGTTCCGCCGGGAGATGCTGAACAGCGACCTGAACGAGCTGTACACGCAGTGGTTCGCGAACTCGGCCTGGTTCGACGTACCGATCCGGCCGCACACCGAGAACCTGTGCAACTGCGCCAAGACCGCGCCGGACTCGATCGGCGACGTCCCCAGCAACCTGTCGAACCTGCGGCAGCGGTACGAGCTCACGCCGTACTACTACTCGCTGGCGCACAAGGCGTACACGACCGGCGATCCGTTGATGCCGCCGCTGGTGTACCAGTACCAGAACGATCCGAACGTCCGTGAGATGGGCCACGAGAAGCTGATCGGCAAGGACCTGCTGGTAGGAGTAGTTGCCGGTGCCAACCAACGGCAGCGGGACGTGTACCTGCCGGCCGGGACGTGGTTCGACTACTACACCAACACCAAGACGGTCAGCACCGGTCAGACCCTGACGAACGTACCGCTGTGGCGGAACGGGAAGTTCCAGCTCCCGGCGTACGCCCGGGCCGGCGCGATCATCCCGAAGATGTACGTCGACGACCAGACGATGAACGTGCAGGGCAAACGGGCCGACGGGAGTACGCGCAACGAACTGGTCGCGCGGGTCTACGGCAACTCGACCGCCTCGTCGTTCACGCTGGCCGAGGACGACGGCAGCACGGTCGGGTACCAGTCCGGTAGCAAGCGGACCACCGATCTGACGCAGCAGGTGTCCGGCAGCACGGCGACGGTCGGCATCGCGGCGGCATCCGGTACGTACACCGGTGCTCCTTCGTCCCGGTCCAATGTGGTGGAGCTGGTCGCCGACACGCAGGCGTCCGCGGTCGCGCTGAACGGGACGGCGCTGACGCAGTACGCGAACAAGGCAGCCTTCGACGCGGCGACCAGCGGCTGGTACAACGCCGGCGGCAACCTCATCGTGGCGAAGTCGGCGTCGCTGGCGGTCAGTACGGCCAAGACCTTCACGTTCACCCTTGGCCAGGCGGTCGTCTCGAAGACCTTCAGCTGCGCGAACGGCACGACCACGTCCGGCCAGTCCGTGTACGTGGTCGGCGGCGCTCCGCAACTCGGAGCGTGGTCGGTGGCGAGCGCGGTCAAGCTCGCGCCCACGTCGTACCCGACCTGGACCGGAACGATCACCAACCTCCCGCCGAGCACCACCATCGAGTGGAAGTGCATCAAACGGCAGGAGGCCAACTACCCAGCCACCGCCGACCAATGGGGTCCCGATCCGAACATCTCGTTCGTGACCCCGGCGACCGGCAGCGGGGGAACAACGAGCGGAGGCTTCTGA
- a CDS encoding response regulator transcription factor: protein MSDREVEVVQAVGRGRTNHEIAADLFISLSTVKGHIAGIQTKLGARNRTELAVWAWQSGLL from the coding sequence TTGTCCGATCGGGAGGTGGAGGTGGTTCAGGCGGTCGGCCGCGGCCGTACCAACCACGAGATCGCCGCCGACCTGTTCATCTCACTGAGCACCGTCAAGGGCCACATCGCCGGCATCCAAACCAAACTCGGCGCCCGAAACCGCACCGAACTAGCAGTCTGGGCCTGGCAATCCGGCCTGCTCTGA